The proteins below are encoded in one region of Dromaius novaehollandiae isolate bDroNov1 chromosome 9, bDroNov1.hap1, whole genome shotgun sequence:
- the ANKUB1 gene encoding LOW QUALITY PROTEIN: protein ANKUB1 (The sequence of the model RefSeq protein was modified relative to this genomic sequence to represent the inferred CDS: inserted 4 bases in 4 codons; substituted 3 bases at 3 genomic stop codons), producing the protein MRIFITFEGYCEXFDISSNQTRQDTERDKSERIATYPVFAVQLQCFNDIEISYFFTACVLCLAPLLLLLSGNCYFQEDKPDLYVQNAVTQQKVPIMQNMHFLGTKVXFLKTLVSLKCDFPSSKYYLRTSRGGGIYDCNRPTYFWKSVELSTALHLDVWDGWKEFLIACLLGNKVQHYLSEEKLVLKCQKDVALYMTAFXGQLDLTEXILQQGLGPHEVVCVDPYRRLCAETEPTTVSECLVHAAAEAGQLIIXTAVVKYSVIXLECQNPAGQIPPKXIKNNHKDCMLYGWVPAEPLICLYKVHFPANH; encoded by the exons ATGAggatttttattacttttgagGGATATTGTG TGTTTGATATTTCTTCAAACCAGACTAGGCAAGATACAGAACGTGATAAAAGTGAGAGGATAGCTACTTAT CCAGTATTTGCAGTGCAACTGCAGTGTTTCAATGACATTGAGATCAGTTATTTCTTTACTGCATGCGTACTCTGTTTAGCGCCGTTGTTGCTGTTGCTCA GTGGTAATTGTTACTTTCAAGAAGACAAGCCAGACTTGTATGTACAGAATGCTGTAACTCAGCAGAAAGTGCCTATTATGCAGAATATGCATTTTCTTGGAACAAAGGTGTAATTTTTGAAAACACTGGTATCTCTGAAATGTGATTTTCCAAGTAGCAAATATTATCTCAGAACTTCAAGAGGCGGGGGGATTTATGACTGCAACAGACCA ACCTACTTCTGGAAATCAGTGGAACTAA GTACAGCACTTCACCTGGATGTGTGGGATGGCTGGAAAGAATTCTTGATTGCATGTCTCTTAGGAAACAAAGTACAGCATTATCTGTCTGAGGAAAAGCTGGTACTTAA GTGTCAAAAAGATGTGGCTCTTTACATGACAGCAT TTGGCCAACTTGATCTTACTGAATAAATCCTGCAACAGGGATTAGGACCTCATGAAGTAGTTTGTGTTGATCCTTACAGACGTTTGTGTGCGGAAACAGAGCCTACAACTGTAAGCGAATGCCTGGTTCATGCAGCTGCAGAGGCAGGCCAGTTAATAA CCACGGCCGTTGTCAAGTACAGTGTAATATAGCTTGAATGCCAAAATCCAGCAGGACAAATTCCCCCTA AAATCAAAAACAACCATAAGGACTGTATGTTATATGGGTGGGTTCCTGCTGAACCTCTAATTTGTTTGTACAAAGTGCATTTTCCAGCAAACCATTAA